Proteins encoded together in one Epinephelus moara isolate mb chromosome 2, YSFRI_EMoa_1.0, whole genome shotgun sequence window:
- the LOC126397555 gene encoding uncharacterized protein LOC126397555, with protein sequence MAGSVGRVSGESMDEEYTDWNEVKSRYKGNGKRNLSQDSGSDYRSENERVVRRKMDEDKMKILIKFKEGEDIKNVGLVALSRYLQGSIGGIEKAKILSDRSLVILCKNEGQRARGLQLKQVCKKEISAIKMFKSRAGVKGVIYGIPNVEDLGRLRENIKGGTVTNVRRLKTWRLGEKVDSMSVLLEFNEGKLPDSVFVGFMRYNVREYVPPPLRCYKCQKYGHIAAYCKGKQVCGRCGGEHEFGKCEPGAKLKCSNYGGDHSVVYRECEARKKAKEIQQTKHGKKFHMLKLLGESTEIRKLRWCQDRRTKESAAR encoded by the exons ATGGCAGGGTCTGTAGGGAGGGTTAGTGGGGAGAGTATGGATGAAGAATATACTGATTGGAATGAAGTGAAGTCGCGGTACAAAGGGAATGGGAAGAGAAATCTAAGTCAAGACAGTGGCTCAGATTATAGAAGTGAAAATGAGAGAGTGGTAAGGAGGAAAATGGATGAGGATAAAATGAAGATTTTGATAAAGTTCAAAGAAGGGGAAGATATCAAAAATGTTGGACTTGTAGCTTTGTCACGCTACCTACAAGGCAGCATTGGAGGAATTGAGAAAGCGAAAATCTTGAGTGATAGAAGTCTTGTTATCTTGTGCAAGAATGAGGGGCAACGAGCCAGAGGTCTCCAGCTTAAACAAGTATGTAAAAAGGAAATCAGTGCTATTAAAATGTTTAAGAGCCGAGCAGGTGTTAAAGGGGTGATATATGGAATCCCAAATGTAGAAGATCTGGGAAGATTAAGGGAAAACATCAAAGGAGGAACAGTGACGAATGTGAGAAGACTGAAAACTTGGAGGCTGGGGGAAAAG GTTGATAGTATGTCAGTCCTGCTGGAGTTTAACGAAGGGAAACTTCCagattcagtgtttgttggtttcATGAGATACAATGTCAGAGAATATGTTCCTCCACCCCTGAGATGCTACAAATGTCAGAAATATGGACATATTGCAGCCTATTGCAAAGGCAAACAGGTATGTGGAAGGTGTGGAGGAGAACATGAATTTGGAAAATGTGAACCTGGAGCTAAGTTGAAGTGCTCAAACTATGGAGGAGATCATAGTGTGGTCTATAGAGAATGTGAGGCAAGGAAAAAAGCTAAAGAAatccaacaaacaaaacatgggaaaaaattTCATATGCTGAAGCTGTTAGGAGAGTCCACGGAAATCAGGAAACTAAGATGGTGCCAAGACAGGAGGACAAAGGAAAGTGCTGCAAGGTGA